In the Thalassoroseus pseudoceratinae genome, TTTCATTCGCAGCGCAGTCACGACACGCTGGGAAACAGCGTCGAGTAAGCGGCCAAAACCGACCGCGTGAACTGGGGCGGAGAGGACTCCGATTTTGCCTATTGTCGCATCCAACAGTTGTTCCGCCATGACATATTGCGCACAATAATTGAGATATTTTACCGACAAATCGCTGCGGTTGCACAGTGGTTCGTCTCAGTTGCTTCTGCATCCAACGATACGACTGAGTATTTTTTCGATGCCGCGACGAAGCGTTGCCCTACTAATTGAAACGTCGAATTCATACTCCCGTGGTGTGCTGGAGGGAATCACACAGTACGTTCGCCATCACGAAAGATGGTCCATCTTCCTGCCCGAACAGGAACGAGGCGGCAGACCACCGCAGTGGCTTGGACGGTGGAACGGTGATGGCATTATCGCGCGAATCGAAACCGACGAGATCGCCGCTTCGTTGCGAAAAACTAAGTTGCCGGTCGTCGATGTGAGTGCTGCTCGACACCTGCCGGATATTCCGTGGGTGGAAACCGACGATAATGCGATTGCCGAACTCGGTGTCCAGCATCTGCTTGACCGAGGCTTTCGGAATCTGGCCTATTGCGGCGATCCGGGTTTCAACTGGTCGAACTGGAGGCGAGACAAATTTCGATCGCTTGTGGAGTCGGCCGGAGTCGCTGTCAACGTTTACGATTCGTTGTCGCGCAATGACCCGAAGTACTCGTGGAACCGTGAGAAACGTGGCCTCGCAAAATGGCTCAGTGGCTTGCCTCGCCCGATCGGGGTCTTTGCCTGTTACGACATTCAAGCCCAAAAGCTGCTTGAAGTCTGCCGGGAACTGGACATCGCCGTACCTGAAGAAATCGCGGTGCTGGGAGTCGACAACGACCAGCTTCTGTGTGAACTTTCTGATCCACCGTTGTCGAGCATCATTTGCAATACGCAAAGGACAGGGTTCGAGGCAGCGACATTGCTGGACCGAATGATGAACGGCGAACAGATTGATTCTGCGCCGGTCCTTGTCGCTCCGCTGGGCATTCAAACTCGGCAGTCGACCGACATTCTGGCCATCGACGATCCCGACATCGCCACCGCCTTGCGATTCATTCGCGAACATGCGCTGGAAGGAATCAACGTGGCGG is a window encoding:
- a CDS encoding XylR family transcriptional regulator yields the protein MPRRSVALLIETSNSYSRGVLEGITQYVRHHERWSIFLPEQERGGRPPQWLGRWNGDGIIARIETDEIAASLRKTKLPVVDVSAARHLPDIPWVETDDNAIAELGVQHLLDRGFRNLAYCGDPGFNWSNWRRDKFRSLVESAGVAVNVYDSLSRNDPKYSWNREKRGLAKWLSGLPRPIGVFACYDIQAQKLLEVCRELDIAVPEEIAVLGVDNDQLLCELSDPPLSSIICNTQRTGFEAATLLDRMMNGEQIDSAPVLVAPLGIQTRQSTDILAIDDPDIATALRFIREHALEGINVADVVRRVALSRRVLESRFKKILGRSPHEELTRLKLARIKELLSETDLSLSEIARRTGFDHDEYMCVFFRKLEGMPPGKYRSKAL